The Streptomyces sp. NBC_00691 genome has a segment encoding these proteins:
- the nrdR gene encoding transcriptional regulator NrdR, whose product MHCPFCRHPDSRVVDSRTTDDGTSIRRRRQCPDCSRRFTTVETCSLMVVKRSGVTEPFSRTKVISGVRKACQGRPVTEDALAKLGQRVEEAVRATGSAELTTHDVGLAILGPLQELDLVAYLRFASVYKAFDSLEDFEAAIAELRVRPPAENRGTGATPEVPVPATAAD is encoded by the coding sequence ATGCACTGCCCCTTCTGCAGGCACCCCGACAGCCGTGTCGTCGACAGTCGCACCACCGACGACGGGACGTCGATCCGGCGTCGTCGCCAGTGCCCTGACTGCTCCCGTCGTTTCACGACGGTGGAGACGTGCTCGCTCATGGTGGTGAAGCGCTCCGGCGTCACCGAGCCCTTCAGCCGTACCAAGGTCATCTCCGGCGTACGCAAGGCGTGCCAGGGACGGCCGGTCACCGAGGACGCCCTCGCCAAGCTCGGCCAGCGGGTCGAGGAGGCGGTGCGCGCCACCGGCAGCGCCGAGCTGACCACCCACGACGTGGGGCTGGCCATTCTCGGCCCGTTGCAGGAACTCGACCTCGTCGCGTACCTGCGCTTCGCGTCCGTGTACAAGGCTTTCGACAGCCTCGAAGACTTCGAGGCCGCCATCGCGGAACTCCGCGTGCGGCCTCCCGCTGAGAACCGCGGGACCGGTGCGACCCCCGAGGTCCCCGTTCCCGCCACCGCCGCCGATTGA
- the lexA gene encoding transcriptional repressor LexA codes for MTTTADSATITAQDRSQGRLEPVHAMNDTSMNGEEPGRPARALPGRPPGIRADSSGLTDRQRRVIEVIRDSVQRRGYPPSMREIGQAVGLSSTSSVAHQLMALERKGFLRRDPHRPRAYEVRGSDQPSTQPTDTTGKPAASYVPLVGRIAAGGPILAEESVEDVFPLPRQLVGDGELFVLKVVGDSMIEAAICDGDWVTVRRQPVAENGDIVAAMLDGEATVKRFKREDGHVWLLPHNAAYQPIPGDEATILGKVVAVLRRV; via the coding sequence GTGACCACCACCGCAGACAGTGCCACCATCACCGCCCAGGACCGCTCCCAGGGCCGACTCGAGCCGGTGCACGCCATGAATGACACCAGCATGAACGGTGAGGAGCCCGGGCGACCTGCCCGCGCCCTCCCCGGGCGACCTCCAGGCATCCGAGCCGACAGCTCCGGTCTCACCGACCGGCAGCGCAGGGTCATCGAAGTCATCCGCGACTCGGTCCAGCGGCGCGGCTACCCGCCGTCGATGCGCGAGATCGGGCAGGCCGTCGGCCTGTCCAGCACGTCCTCGGTGGCGCACCAGCTCATGGCGCTGGAGCGCAAGGGCTTCCTCCGCAGGGACCCGCACCGCCCCCGCGCGTACGAGGTGCGTGGATCCGACCAGCCGAGCACCCAGCCGACGGACACCACGGGCAAGCCCGCCGCGTCGTACGTGCCGCTGGTCGGCCGGATCGCGGCCGGTGGCCCGATCCTCGCCGAGGAGTCCGTCGAGGACGTCTTCCCCCTCCCCCGGCAGCTTGTCGGTGACGGAGAGCTCTTCGTCCTCAAGGTCGTCGGCGACTCGATGATCGAGGCCGCCATCTGTGACGGCGACTGGGTCACCGTGCGCCGCCAGCCGGTCGCGGAGAACGGCGACATCGTCGCGGCCATGCTGGACGGCGAGGCCACGGTCAAGCGCTTCAAGCGCGAGGACGGTCACGTCTGGCTGCTCCCGCACAACGCGGCGTACCAGCCCATCCCCGGCGACGAGGCGACCATCCTCGGCAAGGTCGTGGCGGTGCTGCGGCGGGTCTGA